ATTATCGCTGGTATGGGTGAGCTTCACTTAGATATCATCGTTGACCGTATGCGCCGTGAATTCAAGGTTGAAGCGAATGTAGGTGCACCTCAGGTAGCCTATCGTGAAACTTTCCGCAAGAGTGCGCAAGTTGAAGGTAAATTTGCTCGTCAATCCGGTGGACGCGGACAATACGGACACGTTTGGATTGAATTCTCACCAAATGAAGAAGGAAAAGGATTTGAATTTGAAAACGCGATCGTTGGTGGTGTAGTTCCTCGTGAATACATCCCTGCAGTACAAGCAGGACTTGAAGACGCTCTTCAAAAAGGTGTACTTGCAGGCTATCCGATGGTTGACATTAAAGCAAAACTATTTGACGGATCCTACCATGATGTTGACTCCAGTGAAATGGCGTTCAAAATTGCTGCTTCTTTGGCACTTAAAAACGCAGCAGCAAAATGTGACCCTGTACTACTTGAACCAATCATGAGAGTAGAAGTAGTGATTCCGGAAGAGTACATGGGAGATATCATGGGAGGCATTACCGCCCGCCGCGGCCGTGTAGAAGGTATGGAAGCGCGCGGTAACGCTCAAGTAGTCCGTGCAATGGTTCCACTTTCAGAAATGTTTGGTTACGCTACTTCGCTACGTTCCAGTACACAAGGACGCGGAGTATTCACAATGCATTTTGACCACTATGAAGAAGTGCCAAAATCAATCGCTGATGAAATCATCAAAAAAAATAAAGGCGAATAATTGATTTTAGTCTTTTAATCAAGTATAACTACTTATGTAAGCTTGGTTGCTGCGAATTAGGGCAACCTATTCGCAGCCCATTTATATACCTAAAATTTTTTATAACCAAAGGAGGATTTTCCTAATGGCAAAAGCTAAATTCGACCGTTCTAAGCCACACGTGAACGTTGGTACAATTGGTCACGTTGACCATGGTAAAACTACTTTAACAGCTGCAATCACTACAGTTCTTGCGAAAGCTGGCGGTGCTGAAGCTCGTGGATACGATCAAATCGACAATGCTCCAGAAGAGCGTGAACGCGGTATCACAATTTCAACTTCTCACGTTGAGTATGAAACTGAAAACCGTCACTATGCACACGTAGACTGCCCAGGACACGCTGACTACGTTAAAAACATGATCACTGGTGCTGCTCAAATGGACGGCGCTATCCTTGTTGTATCAGCTGCTGACGGTCCAATGCCACAAACTCGTGAGCACATTCTTCTTTCTCGTCAAGTAGGTGTGCCATACCTTGTTGTATTCTTAAACAAATGTGACATGGTAGACGACGAAGAACTTCTTGAATTAGTAGAAATGGAAGTACGCGACCTTCTTTCTGAGTACGAATTCCCTGGTGATGAAGTACCAGTAATCAAAGGTTCTGCTCTTAAAGCTCTTGAAGGCGACCCAGCTTGGGAAGAAAAAATCGTTGAGCTTATGAACGCAGTTGATGAGTACATTCCAACTCCAGAACGTGATACTGACAAACCATTCATGATGCCAGTTGAAGACGTATTCTCTATCACTGGTCGTGGTACAGTTGCTACTGGACGTGTAGAACGCGGACAAGTTAAAGTCGGTGACGTTGTTGAAATCATCGGTTTAACTGAAGAACCAAAATCTACTACTGTAACAGGTGTAGAAATGTTCCGTAAACTTCTTGATTACGCTGAAGCTGGTGACAACATCGGTGCTCTTCTTCGCGGTATCGCTCGTGAAGAAGTACAACGCGGTCAAGTATTAGCAAAACCAGGTTCAATCACTCCGCACACAAAATTTAAAGCTGAAGTTTACGTATTATCAAAAGAAGAAGGTGGCCGTCATACACCATTCTTCTCTAACTACCGCCCTCAGTTCTACTTCCGTACAACTGACGTAACTGGAATCATTACTCTTCCAGAAGGCGTAGAAATGGTTATGCCTGGCGACAACGTTGAAATGAGCGTTGAACTTATCGCTCCAATCGCAATCGAAGAAGGAACTAAATTCTCTATTCGTGAAGGTGGACGTACAGTAGGCGCCGGCGTTGTTTCCACTATTGTTGAGTAATATAAAAATATATGAAAGCAGATGGATGACAATCCATCTGCTTTTTTAATTTTATATAATTCAGCAGAAAACGTGCATGAGTTTTATCTCCCGACCCTAACATGGAAATAGCTTTCATAATAAAACAGAACCAACATAATAAGGCGGTGTGAGCGAAGCCAAGTTCTAAATAATTACAAAGCTAAACAAGTATCTTGCTAAAGATAAGTTGACATTTCTATCTTTGTTAGCGTAGCTCCGCCCCTTATCCACAGAAAACAAGTTCTTATTGAAAAAGTTATATTGTGTCGCTATAATTGAAAAGGTGTGTAAAGCATAAAGATTTTTTAAGAAAATCTTGCGTTCACTTTATGTTTTCGGTATAATAGACAGCGTTGGTCTTTGACTGCGATGAAGTGGAAGGTTGCTGACACACCCGGCCGCTTTGCCATGGCGAGTGTGTGGGAAATTTCCACGGAGAATGTCTATTTTAAAATAGGCGAAAAGGAGGGAAAATAATGGCAAAACAAAAAATTCGTATTCGATTAAAAGCTTATGATCACCGAATCCTTGATCAATCTGCAGAGAAAATTGTAGAAACAGCAAAACGTTCCGGTGCGGCTGTATCCGGTCCGATCCCGCTTCCGACTGAAAAATCTGTTTACACAATTCTTCGTGCGGTGCATAAGTACAAAGATTCTCGTGAACAATTCGAGATGCGCACACACAAACGTCTAATCGACATCATCAATCCAACTCCACAAACAGTTGATTCGTTAATGCGTTTAGATTTGCCATCAGGCGTTGATATTGAAATAAAACTTTAATGAAATAAACAATGAAGAAATTAGGAGGTGTGACTGAAATGACCAAAGGAATCTTAGGAAGAAAGATCGGTATGACTCAAGTGTTTGCTGAAAACGGTGACCTTATCCCTGTGACAGTTGTTGAAGCAGCTCCAAACGTAGTTCTTCAAAAGAAATCTGTCGAAACTGACGGCTACGAAGCTATTCAGCTAGGATTTGAAGACAAGCGAGAAAAGCTTGCGAACAAACCGGAAAAAGGACACGCTGCCAAAGCAAATACTGCTCCTAAGCGCTTCATTCGCGAATTCCGCGGAGTTGACTTAGCCGAGTATGAAGTTGGTCAAGAAGTCAAAGTTGATATTTTTGCAGAAGGAGATCTTGTTGATGTAACAGGAATCTCGAAAGGTAAAGGTTTCCAAGGTGCGATCAAGCGCCACGGACAATCTCGCGGACCTATGTCTCACGGTTCTCGCTACCATCGTCGTCCTGGTTCAATGGGACCTGTCGCTCCAAACCGTGTATTCAAGAGTAAAGCATTACCTGGACGCATGGGCGGAGAGAAAGTTACTGTTCAAAACCTGCAAATTGTTAAGGTTGACGCAGAGCGCAACTTGCTTTTAATCAAAGGCAACGTACCAGGCCCTAGAAAAGGACTTGTTAAAATTAAAAGCGCGGTTAAAGCAAAGTAATAAACCAGAAAGGAGGAAAAAAGAATGCCGAAAGTAGCATTATTTAACCAAAACGGTTCACAAGTTGGTGAAATCGAACTAAACGACGCCGTTTTTGGTATCGAGCCTAATAAACACGTATTATTTGAAGCTGTTGTTATGCAAAGAGCTTCTTTACGTCAAGGAACTCATAAAACAAAAATTCGTTCTGAAGTATCTGGCGGTGGCCGCAAGCCGTGGCGCCAAAAAGGAACGGGACGTGCTCGCCAAGGTTCCATTCGTTCTCCACAATGGCGCGGTGGCGGTACTGTGTTCGGTCCTGTGCCACGCAGCTACAGCTACAAGCTACCTAAAAAAGTTCGCCGCTTAGCAATCAAATCAGCATTATCTTCTAAAGTATTAGAAGAAAATATTTTAGTATTAGAAAACCTTGCTTTCGAAACTCCAAAAACAAAAGACTTTAAAGGTGTATTAAAGAATCTTTCTGTTGATTCAAAAGCGCTTGTCGTTACAGCTGATCTGGATGAAAATGTCGCATTATCTGCTCGAAACATCCCTGGTGTAACTGTCGTGACAGCAAATGGAATCAACGTGTTGGATGTTTTAAATCATGATAAATTAATCATGACGAAAGCAGCGGTTGAAAAAGTAGAGGAGGTGCTTGCATAATGGATGCACGTGAAGTCATTAAGCGCCCCGTAATCACTGAACGTTCAACTGATCTAATGGCTGATAAAAAATACACTTTTGAAGTGGATGTAAGAGCTAACAAAACTCAAGTAAAAGACGCTGTTGAAGAAATTTTCGGCGTTAAAGTTGAAAAAGTAAATATCATGAACTATAAAGGGAAGTTCAAGCGAATGGGTAAATTCGGCGGCTATACAAATAAACGCCGCAAAGCCATCGTAAAGCTCACTGAAGACAGCAAAGAAATCGAATTATTCGAAGTATAATATTTTGATTAGAAGAGGAGGGAATTAAAATGGCGATTAAAAAGTATAAACCTACCTCCAATGGTCGTCGCGGCATGACGGTTTTAGATTTTTCTGAAATCACCACTGACAAGCCGGAAAAATCCTTGCTTGCTCCTTTAAAAAGAAAAGGCGGCCGCAACAACCAAGGTAAGTTAACTGTTCGTCATCAAGGTGGCGGTCATAAGCGTCAATACCGTATCATCGATTTTAAACGTGACAAAGACGGCATTCCAGGACGCGTTGCCACTATCGAATACGATCCAAACCGTTCTGCAAATATTGCATTAATTAACTATGTTGATGGAGAAAAGCGTTACATCATTGCCCCTAAAAACCTTGAAGTAGGTATGGAAATCATGTCTGGACCAGAAGCAGACATTAAAGTAGGCAACGCACTTCCATTAGCAAACATTCCTGTAGGTACAGTTATCCACAACATCGAATTAAAGCCTGGTAAAGGCGGTCAATTAGTACGTTCAGCTGGTACTTCTGCACAAGTTCTTGGTAAGGAAGGAAAATACGTACTTGTTCGCTTAAACTCTGGCGAAGTACGCATGATCCTTGCTACTTGCCGTGCTTCCATCGGTCAAGTCGGCAACGAACAGCACGAACTAATTAACATTGGTAAAGCCGGACGTTCTCGTTGGTTAGGTAAACGCCCAACTGTTCGCGGTTCTGTAATGAACCCTAACGATCACCCACACGGCGGTGGTGAAGGACGTGCGCCAATCGGACGTAAGTCTCCAATGACTCCTTGGGGTAAACCAACTCTTGGTTACAAAACTCGCAAGAAGAAAAACAAATCTGATAAATTCATCGTACGTCGTCGTAAAAAATAACGGGATTGAACTACGGTTCATTCAACGAACCGTAGAGCAATCACGAAGGGAGGTTCAATTATGGGTCGCAGCTTAAAAAAAGGACCTTTTGTTGATGAGCATTTAATGAAAAAGATCGAAAAATTAAATGAAACGGATAAAAAACAAGTGATAAAAACTTGGTCGCGCCGTTCAACGATCTTCCCGCAATTCATCGGACACACAATCGCTGTCTATGACGGTCGCAAACATGTTCCTGTATACATTACTGAAGATATGGTAGGCCACAAGCTAGGAGAGTTTGCTCCAACTCGCACTTACAAAGGCCACGCAAGTGACGATAAGAAAACAAGACGTTAATGAGAGGAGGGCATTTAGATGCAAGCTAAAGCTGTTGCAAGAACAGTTCGTATTGCTCCTCGTAAAGCTCGTTTAGTTGTTGACCTAATTCGAGGAAAGCAAGTTGGTGAAGCGGTAGCAATTTTAAAACACACTCCAAAAGCTGCTTCTCCGATCGTAGAAAAAGTATTGAAATCTGCAGTTGCTAATGCAGAACATAACTACGAAATGGACGTAAATAATCTCGTTATATCTCAGGCTTACGTAAACGAAGGACCGACTTTAAAACGTTTCCGTCCTCGTGCAATGGGCCGTGCAAGCCAAATTAACAAACGTACAAGTCACATTACAATCGTTTTATCAGAGAAGAAGGAGGGATAATCAGTGGGTCAAAAAGTAAATCCTGTCGGTTTGCGTATCGGGATCATCCGTGACTGGGAATCCAAATGGTACGCAGGAAAAGACTATGCTGATCTTTTACACGAAGACCTTAAAGTACGTGAATACATCACGAAGCGTTTAAGCGATGCTTCTGTTTCTAAAGTAGAAATTGAACGTGCTGCAAACCGTTTAAATATTACTATCCACACTGCAAAGCCTGGCATGGTAATTGGTAAAGGCGGTACAGAAGTTGAAGCTCTTCGCAAGGCGCTTAACAATCTTACAGGTAAACGAGTACACATCAATATCCTTGAAATCAAGAAAGCTGATATTGACGCTAAATTAGTTGCTGAAAATATTGCTCGTCAATTAGAAAATCGCGTGTCATTCCGACGTGCACAAAAACAAGCTATTCAACGTGCAATGCGCGCTGGAGCAAAAGGTATTAAAACAATGGTATCTGGTCGTTTAGGCGGTGCCGACATCGCCCGTTCTGAGCACTACAGCGAAGGAACAGTTCCACTTCATACTCTTCGTGCCGACATCGACTATGGAACAGCTGAAGCCGATACAACATACGGCAAGCTTGGCGTAAAAGTATGGATCTATCGTGGAGAAGTCCTTCCTGCAAAGAAGAAAACTGAGGAAGGAGGCAATTAATTATGTTAATGCCAAAACGTGTTAAGTTCCGCCGTGAACACCGCGGGAAAATGCGGGGACGAGCTAAAGGCGGTACAGAAGTACATTTCGGTGAATTCGGTTTACAAGCTACTGAAGCTGGTTGGATTACAAACCGTCAAATCGAAGCTGCACGTATTGCCATGACACGTTACATGAAACGTGGCGGTAAAGTTTGGATTAAAATCTTCCCTTATAAACCTTACACTGCAAAACCTCTAGAGGTCCGCATGGGTTCCGGTAAAGGTGCTCCTGAAGGATGGGTTGCAGTAGTAAAGCCGGGGAAAGTGATGTTCGAAGTTGCAGGTGTATCTGAAGAAATCGCTCGCGAAGCTCTACGCCTTGCATCACACAAACTTCCAGTGAAATGTAAGTTTGTAAAACGAGAAGAAATTGGTGGTGAATCTAATGAAAGCTAATGAAATTCGTGAACTTACCACTGCCGAAATTGAACAAAAAGTAAAATCTTTAAAAGAAGAGCTTTTCAACCTGCGCTTTCAATTAGCGACTGGTCAACTTGAAAATACAGCACGTATCCGTGAAGTACGCAAACAGATTGCTCGTATGAAAACAGTTATTCGTGAAAGAGAGATCGGTGTTAACAATCGTTAAATCCTTGAGAGGAGGTTCGCACAATGAGTGAACGCAACCAACGCAAAGTTTACACAGGACGCGTTGTTTCTGACAAGATGGATAAAACGATCACAGTTCTTGTAGAGACATACAAAAAGCATCCTCTTTACGGTAAACGCGTGAAATACTCTAAGAAGTTCAAAGCTCATGATGAGCAAAACCAAGCGAAAGTCGGCGATATCGTACGCATTATGGAAACTCGCCCTCTTTCAGCCACAAAACGCTTCCGTTTAGTTGAAGTAGTAGAAAAAGCTGTTATTATTTAATTGTTCGGATTAAGGTTGATTCCGAAGGGAGGTTACACTCATGATTCAACAAGAATCACGTTTAAAAGTTGCTGACAACTCTGGTGCTCGTGAAGTACTTACTATTAAAGTTCTTGGTGGCTCCGGCCGTAAAACTGCTAATATCGGAGATATTATTGTTTGTACTGTCAAACAAGCAACACCAGGTGGCGTTGTTAAAAAAGGCGATGTTGTAAAAGCGGTTGTAGTTCGCACAAAACGCGGCGTGCGTCGCAATGACGGCACATACATCCGTTTCGATGAAAACGCATGCGTGATTATCCGTGAAGATAAGAGCCCTCGCGGAACTCGTATCTTCGGACCAGTTGCCCGTGAACTTCGCGACAACAACTTTATGAAAATCGTATCTTTAGCTCCAGAAGTACTATAATTTAAATTCTATGCCTTTAAGGAGGTGCTTACAGATGCATGTAAAAAAAGGTGACAAAGTAATGGTCATCTCTGGCAAAGACAAAGGCAAAACAGGAACCATCTTAGCTGCTTTTCCTAAGCAAAGCCGTGTCTTAGTAGAAGGTGTAAATATTATTAAGAAGCATTCTAAACCTTCTCAAGCGAATCCGCAGGGCGGAATTATCAGCCAAGAGGCACCTATTCATGTATCAAACGTAATGCCTATCGATCCGAAATCAGGAGAACCAACACGCGTTGGCTACAAAGTGGTTGATGGCAAAAAAGTTCGCATTGCAAAAAAATCTGGTGAAGTTTTAGATAAATAGTTCATATAAGAAGGGAGGTACAATTCATGAACCGCCTAAAAGAGAAATTTGTAAAAGAAATTACTCCTGCTCTAATGAGCAAGTTCAACTATAAATCTGTAATGGAAGTACCTAAACTTGAAAAAATCGTAATCAACATGGGTGTTGGTGACGCTGTTCAAAATGCAAAAGCTCTTGATAACGCTGTTGAAGAGCTTGCAACAATTACAGGTCAAAAACCGGTTGTAACTCGTGCAAAAAAATCAATCGCTGGATTCCGTCTTCGTGAAGGTATGCCAATCGGCGCAAAAGTTACTCTTCGCGGTGAGCGCATGTATGAGTTTTTCGATAAACTGATTTCTGTATCACTTCCACGTGTACGTGACTTCCGCGGAGTTTCTAAGAAGGCATTTGACGGCCGCGGTAACTACACACTAGGTGTAAAAGAACAGTTAATCTTCCCTGAAATTGATTACGATAAAGTAAGTAAAGTACGTGGTATGGATATCGTGATCGTAACCACTGCTAAAACTGATGAAGAGGCTCGTGAACTTTTAACTCAATTTGGAATGCCGTTCCAAAAGTAATCGCTAAATAGAGGGAGGCGAAAACGTGGCTAAAAAATCAATGATTGCGAAACAAAAACGCAAGCCGAAATTTAAAGTGCAAGAGTACACACGCTGCGAACGCTGCGGCCGTCCACACTCTGTATACCGCAAATTCAAGCTTTGCCGTATTTGTTTCCGTGAATTAGCATACAAAGGACAAATTCCTGGTGTGAAAAAAGCAAGCTGGTAAAACCCAAGTCTGGGAAGGAGGTAAAAACAATGGTCATGACAGATCCAATTGCAGATATGCTTACTCGTATTCGCAATGCGAATATGGTTCGTCACGAAAAATTAGAAGTACCTGCTTCTAATATCAAAAAAGAAATCGCTGAAATTCTAAAACGCGAAGGTTTCATTCGTGATGTAGAGTATATTGAAGATAATAAACAAGGTATTATCCGTATTTTCTTAAAATACGGTCCGAACAATGAACGTGTTATTACTGGTTTAAAGCGCATTAGCAAACCTGGTCTTCGTGTATATGCAAAATCCAACGAAGTGCCTCGCGTATTAAACGGTCTTGGCATCGCGATTGTATCAACTTCTCATGGTGTTTTGACTGATAAAGAAGCTCGTGCAAAACAAGTCGGCGGAGAAGTTTTAGCATACGTTTGGTAATACAGTTTCTGAATGAATGGAGGTGCAATAAATGTCTCGTATAGGTAAAAAACCAATTGAAATTCCATCAGGTGTTACAGTTACTGTTAACAACAACACTGTGACAGTAAAAGGTCCAAAGGGCGAATTAACTCGTTCGTTTAACCCGGATATCGAAATTAAAGTTGAAGATAACGTAATTACTGTTTCTCGCCCAACAGATGAGAAAGAACACCGCGCATTGCACGGCACAACGCGTGCGATTATCGCAAACATGGTAGAAGGAGTTTCCAAAGGCTTTGAAAGAAGCCTTGAGTTGATCGGGGTCGGATACCGTGCTCAAAAACAAGGCAAAAAGCTTGTGCTAAATGTCGGTTACTCTCATCCGGTAGAAATTGAACCTGAAGAAGGTCTTGAAATTGAAGTTCCGGCTAACACAAAAGTTGTCGTAAAAGGTATTGACAAAGAACGCGTTGGAGCTTTAGCAGCGAATATTCGCCAAGTTCGTCCGCCTGAGCCATATAAGGGTAAAGGAATCCGTTACGAAGGTGAATACGTGCGCCGCAAAGAAGGTAAAACTGGTAAGTAATACCGCGTAGGTAAACGAAAGGAGTGACCAGAATGATTACGAAGGCTGATAAAAATGCAGTCCGCAAGAAAAGACATGCTCGTGTTCGTGCAAAACTTAGCGGTACTGAAGCTCGTCCTCGTTTAAACGTGTTTCGCTCAAATAAACACATTTATGCACAATTAATTGACGATGTGAATGGAGTTACTTTAGCAAGTGCTTCCACACTAGATAAAGATTTAAACCTTGAGTCTACCGGCAACATTGAGGCAGCACAAAAGGTCGGAGAATTAGTTGCTAAACGTGCCGTCGAAAAAGGAATTAAATCCGTGGTGTTTGACCGCGGCGGATACCTTTATCATGGACGTGTGAAGGCATTGGCAGAAGCTGCCCGCGAAAACGGCTTGGAATTTTAATAGACAAAGGAGGGACAAGAAAAGATGCGTCGTATTGATCCAAACAAACTTGAACTTGAAGAACGTGTAGTTACCGTTAATCGTGTAGCGAAAGTTGTTAAAGGCGGTCGTCGTTTCCGCTTCTCTGCTCTTGTAGTAGTAGGAGATAAAAACGGTCATGTTGGTTTCGGTACCGGAAAAGCACAAGAAGTACCTGATGCAATTCGCAAAGCAATTGAAGATGCGAAGAAAAACTTAATTGCAGTACCTATCGTTGGAACAACAATTCCACACGAAGTAATCGGACATTTCGGTGCCGGTAAAATCCTTTTAAAACCTGCTCTTGAAGGTACTGGAGTTATCGCCGGTGGTCCGGTTCGTGCGGTTCTTGAGTTAGCCGGTGTTGGTGATATCCTATCTAAATCATTGGGAACAAATACTCCAATTAACATGATTCGTGCAACAATTGACGGATTAAAACAGTTAAAACGTGCTGAGGACGTAGCGAAATTACGTGGTAAATCAGTAGAAGAACTGTTAGGATAAGGAGGGAAATCAAATGGCGAAAAAACTAGCAATTACCCTCACTCGCAGCGTGATTGGCCGCCCGCAAGACCAACGCGAAACAGTTAAAGCTCTTGGATTACGTAAAGTTAACCAAACAGTTGAGCATCAAGACAATCCGGCTATTCGCGGAATGATCAATAAAGTTGCTCACCTTGTAACGGTAAAAGAACAATAATTTCATTCTTCTTGAATAAGGAGGTGCCAACATGAAACTTCATGAATTAAAGCCTGCAGAAGGTTCTCGCCATGACCGCAAACGCAAAGGTCGCGGTATCGGTTCTGGTAATGGTAAAACTGCCGGTAAAGGTCATAAAGGTCAAAATGCACGTTCTGGCGGTGGTGTTCGTCCTGGCTTCGAAGGTGGTCAAACTCCACTTTTCAGACGTTTGCCTAAGCGTGGATTTACAAACATCAACCGCAAAGAATATGCAGTTGTAAACCTTGATGCTTTAAACCGATTTGATGAAGGTACTGAAGTTACTCCAGAACTTCTGATCGAAACTGGCGTAGTACGTAATGCAAAAGCAGGAATCAAAATTCTTGCAAAAGGTAAAGTTGAGAAAAAGCTTAGTGTAAAAGCACACAAATTCTCCTCTGCTGCAAAGGAAGCAATTGAAGCTGCCGGCGGTCAAACTGAGGTGATTTAATGTTTCAGTCAATCTCCAATTTTATGCGCGTGGGTGAAATAAGACGTAAGATCATATTCACCCTTCTCATGTTGATTGTATTCCGCATCGGTACATTTATCCCTGTACCGAATGTGAATGCAGAAATTTTAAAAGCACAAGACGAACTTAATGCGTTTGGCCTGCTCAATACATTCGGCGGTGGAGCATTATATAACTTCTCTATTTTTGCAATGGGGATCATGCCGTATATCACAGCATCCATCATCGTTCAGTTATTGCAAATGGATGTTGTTCCAAAGTTTACGGAATGGTCAAAACAAGGAGAAGTTGGGCGCCGTAAATTAGCTCAGTTTACCCGCTATTTTACAATTGTACTTGGATTAATCCAAGCTTTTGGCATGTCTTACGGCTTTAATAATATGTCAAGAGGAATGCTGATTGAAAACCCGGGAATCACTACCTATCTGCTGATCGCAATTGTTTTAACTGCTGGAACGGCTTTTTTAATGTGGTTAGGCGAACAGATTACAGCAAAAGGTGTGGGGAACGGAATCTCGATCATCATCTTTGCGGGAATTGTTGCCGGTATTCCGTCGACATTCAACCAAATCTATGCACAACAGTTTGAAAATGCAGGGGAACAATTATTCTTGCGTATTATTATAGTTGTATTAATCGTTTTAGCTGTAATAGCGATTATCGTCGGGGTTATTTTTATCCAGCAGGCATTGCGGAAGATCCCGATTCAATATGCAAAGCGTATGGTCGCAGGGAGGAATCCTGCCGTCGGACAATCAACGCATTTGCCGCTAAAGGTTAATTCTGCCGGAGTTATTCCGGTAATCTTTGCGGTTTCATTTATCGTTACGCCGCCAACGATTGCTTCATTTTTTGGCCAAAATGACGTAACACTTTGGATACAGAAGACGTTTGATTATACGAATCCAATTGGTATGATTCTTTACGTGGCACTTATTATTGCCTTTACGTACTTCTACGCTTTTATCCAAGTAAATCCTGAGCAAGTTGCGGAAAATCTTAAAAAGCAAGGCGGTTACATTCCTGGAATTCGACCGGGAAAGAACACACAAGAGTACTTGACACGCGTTTTATACCGTCTGACATTGGTCGGTTCATTGTTCTTAGCATTTATTGCGGTGTTGCCGGTTTTCTTCATTAAGTTCGCCGGATTGCCACAATCTGCTCAGATCGGTGGAACGAGCCTCCTCATCGTTGTCGGTGTAGCGCTTGAAACGATGAAACAACTTGAAGCACAGCTTGTAAAGCGTCATTACAAAGGCTTCATTAAATAAAAAGGTTTTAGGGGCGGAGGCTCCTAAGACCTATTAAGAGACTGAGGGGGAATACGGGTGAATTTAGTATTAATGG
The window above is part of the Bacillus methanolicus genome. Proteins encoded here:
- the tuf gene encoding elongation factor Tu codes for the protein MAKAKFDRSKPHVNVGTIGHVDHGKTTLTAAITTVLAKAGGAEARGYDQIDNAPEERERGITISTSHVEYETENRHYAHVDCPGHADYVKNMITGAAQMDGAILVVSAADGPMPQTREHILLSRQVGVPYLVVFLNKCDMVDDEELLELVEMEVRDLLSEYEFPGDEVPVIKGSALKALEGDPAWEEKIVELMNAVDEYIPTPERDTDKPFMMPVEDVFSITGRGTVATGRVERGQVKVGDVVEIIGLTEEPKSTTVTGVEMFRKLLDYAEAGDNIGALLRGIAREEVQRGQVLAKPGSITPHTKFKAEVYVLSKEEGGRHTPFFSNYRPQFYFRTTDVTGIITLPEGVEMVMPGDNVEMSVELIAPIAIEEGTKFSIREGGRTVGAGVVSTIVE
- the rpsJ gene encoding 30S ribosomal protein S10, giving the protein MAKQKIRIRLKAYDHRILDQSAEKIVETAKRSGAAVSGPIPLPTEKSVYTILRAVHKYKDSREQFEMRTHKRLIDIINPTPQTVDSLMRLDLPSGVDIEIKL
- the rplC gene encoding 50S ribosomal protein L3; the encoded protein is MTKGILGRKIGMTQVFAENGDLIPVTVVEAAPNVVLQKKSVETDGYEAIQLGFEDKREKLANKPEKGHAAKANTAPKRFIREFRGVDLAEYEVGQEVKVDIFAEGDLVDVTGISKGKGFQGAIKRHGQSRGPMSHGSRYHRRPGSMGPVAPNRVFKSKALPGRMGGEKVTVQNLQIVKVDAERNLLLIKGNVPGPRKGLVKIKSAVKAK
- the rplD gene encoding 50S ribosomal protein L4; its protein translation is MPKVALFNQNGSQVGEIELNDAVFGIEPNKHVLFEAVVMQRASLRQGTHKTKIRSEVSGGGRKPWRQKGTGRARQGSIRSPQWRGGGTVFGPVPRSYSYKLPKKVRRLAIKSALSSKVLEENILVLENLAFETPKTKDFKGVLKNLSVDSKALVVTADLDENVALSARNIPGVTVVTANGINVLDVLNHDKLIMTKAAVEKVEEVLA
- the rplW gene encoding 50S ribosomal protein L23; this translates as MMDAREVIKRPVITERSTDLMADKKYTFEVDVRANKTQVKDAVEEIFGVKVEKVNIMNYKGKFKRMGKFGGYTNKRRKAIVKLTEDSKEIELFEV
- the rplB gene encoding 50S ribosomal protein L2 — translated: MAIKKYKPTSNGRRGMTVLDFSEITTDKPEKSLLAPLKRKGGRNNQGKLTVRHQGGGHKRQYRIIDFKRDKDGIPGRVATIEYDPNRSANIALINYVDGEKRYIIAPKNLEVGMEIMSGPEADIKVGNALPLANIPVGTVIHNIELKPGKGGQLVRSAGTSAQVLGKEGKYVLVRLNSGEVRMILATCRASIGQVGNEQHELINIGKAGRSRWLGKRPTVRGSVMNPNDHPHGGGEGRAPIGRKSPMTPWGKPTLGYKTRKKKNKSDKFIVRRRKK
- the rpsS gene encoding 30S ribosomal protein S19, producing MGRSLKKGPFVDEHLMKKIEKLNETDKKQVIKTWSRRSTIFPQFIGHTIAVYDGRKHVPVYITEDMVGHKLGEFAPTRTYKGHASDDKKTRR
- the rplV gene encoding 50S ribosomal protein L22, translated to MQAKAVARTVRIAPRKARLVVDLIRGKQVGEAVAILKHTPKAASPIVEKVLKSAVANAEHNYEMDVNNLVISQAYVNEGPTLKRFRPRAMGRASQINKRTSHITIVLSEKKEG
- the rpsC gene encoding 30S ribosomal protein S3, translated to MGQKVNPVGLRIGIIRDWESKWYAGKDYADLLHEDLKVREYITKRLSDASVSKVEIERAANRLNITIHTAKPGMVIGKGGTEVEALRKALNNLTGKRVHINILEIKKADIDAKLVAENIARQLENRVSFRRAQKQAIQRAMRAGAKGIKTMVSGRLGGADIARSEHYSEGTVPLHTLRADIDYGTAEADTTYGKLGVKVWIYRGEVLPAKKKTEEGGN
- the rplP gene encoding 50S ribosomal protein L16 — encoded protein: MLMPKRVKFRREHRGKMRGRAKGGTEVHFGEFGLQATEAGWITNRQIEAARIAMTRYMKRGGKVWIKIFPYKPYTAKPLEVRMGSGKGAPEGWVAVVKPGKVMFEVAGVSEEIAREALRLASHKLPVKCKFVKREEIGGESNES
- the rpmC gene encoding 50S ribosomal protein L29 — translated: MKANEIRELTTAEIEQKVKSLKEELFNLRFQLATGQLENTARIREVRKQIARMKTVIREREIGVNNR
- the rpsQ gene encoding 30S ribosomal protein S17, translated to MSERNQRKVYTGRVVSDKMDKTITVLVETYKKHPLYGKRVKYSKKFKAHDEQNQAKVGDIVRIMETRPLSATKRFRLVEVVEKAVII
- the rplN gene encoding 50S ribosomal protein L14, which codes for MIQQESRLKVADNSGAREVLTIKVLGGSGRKTANIGDIIVCTVKQATPGGVVKKGDVVKAVVVRTKRGVRRNDGTYIRFDENACVIIREDKSPRGTRIFGPVARELRDNNFMKIVSLAPEVL